Genomic segment of Saprospira sp. CCB-QB6:
GCCCAAAGAAAGTTTGCGGTTCTCTACATCGATGTCAAGGATCATGATATCTAGGGTCTCACCTACTTTAGTAAACTCAGCAGGGTGGCCATAGCGTTTAGTCCAAGAAAGGTCAGAGATATGGATCATACCGCCGATACCTTCTTCGAGCTCCAAGAATACGCCATAAGGAGTAAGGTTTTTCACTTCACCTTTGTGTACACTATTTTTGGGGTAACGCTCTTCGATAGTTGCCCAAGGATCATCGCTAAGCTGTTTGAGGCTTAGAGACATTTTGCGCTCTTCGCGGTCGATAGTCACCACTTTAGCTTCGTGGATAGTTCCTTCTTTGAAGAAATCGCGAGAGTTGATAGGCTGGCTGCTCCAAGATACCTCAGAAACGTGGATAAGACCTTCAACACCAGGAGTGATTTCTAGGAAAGCACCGTAGTCCTCGATGTTTACGATACGGCCTTTAACTGTAGAGCCAGGCTGTACGTCTTCGGGCAATACATCCCATGGATGGGGTTGTAGTTGTTTAAGACCCAAAGAGATACGTTTCTTGTCATCATTGAAGTCAAGAACAACAACGTTGAGCTTCTGTCCATTTTCAAGAACATCGCTGGGGTGCTTGATACGGCCCCAAGAGATGTCCGTGATATAAAGAAGACCATCTACACCACCCAAATCGAGGAATGCACCAAAGTCGGTAAGGTTCTTTACAGTACCTTCTAGGACCTGACCGCGCTCCAATTTAGAGATGATTTCTTGACGTTGAGCTTCCAAGTCGCTTTCGATAAGCGCTTTGTGAGAAACAACAGCGTTTTTGATCGCTTCGTTGATTTTCACAACTTTGAACTCCATAGTTTTACCTACGTATGCATCATAGTCAACGATAGGCTTGATGTCGATTTGTGAACCGGGCAAGAATGTTTCTAGACCCTGAACGTCTACGATCATACCACCTTTCGTCTTGCTGATGATGTGTCCTTTAACGACAGTAGCTTCTTCGTAAGCGTTAACGATACTTTCCCAAGCGCGAAGCAATTTAGCTTTGCGGCGAGACAAAACAAGCTGTCCACGCTTATCCTCTTGAGTTTCTACGTATACCTCAACAACATCACCTACGGCGAGTTCGGGCATATCGCGGAATTCTGAAGTAGGCACCAATCCATCAGACTTGTAGTTCAAATCGATTACTACATCGCCATCTTGGATAGCTACTACGCGACCACCAACGATTTCGTACTCTTTTACAGAGCTCAAAGTTTCGTCGTACTCGGCAGTTAGTTTGGCCAATTCTTCAGCAGAGTAAGCTGATTCACCAGACTTGCTAGAGTTCCAATCAAAATCGTCGTGAGCAACTACTACTTGCTCTTGCTGGTTCTCCAGCTCCTGATTATTAGTTTCGTTTTCCATAATTATGGAAGTTTCCCTTCCGGGACGGTTTAAAAATGTGAATAAATTAATGTCGGCATCTCCTTTTTAGGAAAATGCTTGCAAAAGTAAGCTTTTTAAGCCTCTTTTACAAGCCATTATGATTTTATTTTCAGAGGAGGCTTAATCCTCCTCCCAAAAAGCTTCTAGCGCCAATTCGGCCTCTTCCCATTTTTCCATGGCATCTTCCGTAGCAGCTTGATTCTCTTGGTGTTTAATCAAAGCTTTTTCATAGTCAGGGGTTCCAAATTTGTCACTATCCCCCAATATTTTTTCCAATTTATTTTTCTCTTCTTCTAAGCGCTGAAGTTGCCGCTCTGCATTCTGAATATTTCTCTTGAGTTGTTTGAGGGCTTGCTTGACCGCAGGATCATTTTCATCCTTTTTGGGCTTGGCCTTTTTGCTGCTGCCGCTGCTGTTGGCCGTTTTGCCCAAAGAAACATCTCTAAGGCTGCCGTATTGGCGTTTTTCGAGAAAGTATTCCGAGTCGCCCAAATAGGTTTTAAGCTTCTTTTGGTCAAATTCAATGACTTTATCGGTCAAGCCATCCAAAAAGTCTCTATCGTGAGAAACCACCACCAAGGTCCCATCATAATGCAAAAGGGCCTCTTTCAAAATGGCCTTAGAAAGCATATCTAAGTGGTTGGTGGGTTCATCCAGTACCAACAAATTGATGGGATGCAAAAGCAAACAAGCCATGGCTAGACGCGCCCGTTCTCCTCCCGATAAAACCGATACTTTTTTGTCTACATCTTCTCCTCTAAACAGAAAAGAGCCCAAAATAGCCCGTAAGCGGGGACGCAACTCAAAGGGAGCATCCTGTTCTATGGTTTCTAAAACAGTCTTTTTGGGGTCTAGGGCTTCGGCCTGATTCTGTGCATAATAGCCCAAATGGACATTATGGCCCAATTCGCTTGTTCCGCCCGTGGGCAGTTGCTGGCCCACCATTATTTTTACCAAGGTCGATTTCCCCTCTCCATTTTTTCCCATAAAGGCGAGGCGCTCGCCTCGGATGATGGTCAAATCAACCTCATTCAAGATCAAATTATCGCCATAGCTTTTGCTTAGGCCTTTTACAATGGCCACTCTTTCGCCAGAACGAGGCGCTGGTGGAAACTGCAGGCGCATCCGACTGCTATCGCCATCTTCTAGCTCGATCCGCTGCATACGGTCCAATTCCTTCATGAGCGATTGGGCCATTTTGGCCTTATTGGCCTTGGCTCTAAATTTATCGACTAGGGCTTCTTTGCGGGCAATTTCTTTTTGCTGCTGCTGAAAAGCCGACTGCATTTGGGCCTGCCGCTCTTCTCGCAACTCTAAATACCGAGAGTAATTCGCTTTATAATCATGTACCTTGCCCAACTCAATCTCAATGGTGCGTTGCGTCACCTTATCCAAAAAGGCTTTATCGTGAGAAATCACAATCACGGCCCCTTCATAAGGCTGCAAAAACTGCTCGAGCCAAATGATAGATTCAATATCCAAGTGGTTGGTCGGCTCATCCAAAAGCAAGAGCTGTGGCCGCTGCAACAGAATTTTGGCCAACTCGATTCGCATTTGCCAGCCCCCACTAAAGGTCGTAGTTTGTCGATCAAAGTCATTGACCGAAAAGCCCAAACCCATCAAGATTTTCTCGGCTTCGGCTTGTAGACTTTGGCCGCCAATCAAGGCCAGACGATCGTTTAGTTCCGATAATTCATGAATGAGCTCCATATAACTATCACTGCTGTAGTCGGTCCGCTCTTCCATCTCTTGCTGAATCTCTTCTAGGCGTTTTTCCATGGCCTGCGCCTTGGCAAAGGCGGTCATCGCCTCTTCCAAAACAGTTTTGCCCTTAGGCAATAACATATCTTGGTGCAAAAAACCGATGGTTAGGTCTTTAGGGGCAGCGATATTGCCTTGCATAGGGGCATTATGTCCCGCAATAATCTTAAGCATAGTCGATTTGCCCGCTCCATTTCGGCCCGTCAGACCAATGCGGTCTTTTTCTCGCACTGTAAAGGAAACCTGGTCCAACAATCGGCGATCGCCATATTGTACATATATATTCTGAAGGTTCAGCATGATTATTTTCTTTTAGTCGCCGCAAAAATAGCCTTTTTCTTTGGAATAATCATTTTTTGGGGCCTCAGCTGCGGCTTCGCCTTGCTGCGCTACGCTTTGGGGCTCGCAGGTCTGCTCGGCCCTTCAGGCTACACTTCGTTTCGCCTTCGGTCTGGCCTAACGGCCACCCCGCCGCATCGCTAGGCCGCTCCACGGTCTTTTTGCTCTTGGCATTCTTCTTCGGCCCTCCATTCATTCCGTTCAATTCATGAGGGTTTTACCCCTCATTCATATATCATTGCGAAGCAATACCACTCTAGCTGTAGGTTTCAACCTACAGTAAAAAGGGCCGAAGGCCCGCGGCTGAGGGGCTGTAGCCGTGCCGCCGCAGGCGGCAGACCAAAGCGCTGCAAGCGCCGCAGGGCCGAGCGAGCAGCGAGCGGCGCAAGGGCACGGCCGCCGCAGGCGGCAGGCCCCAAAAAAAGAAAAGGACCAGCACCGAAGTACTGGACCTTTAAAGGGATTAGCAAAAGCTAATTAAACTATTTGGCCAAAACGAAAGGCAATTGTAGGCGGCCATCTTTACCTTCTAGTTGAAGGATATATTGGCCAGCGGGCAAATTGCTCAGGTTAAAGTCATATTGTTGTTGGATGCTTGCAGTTTGCGTCCAAACTACTTGGCCCAAAGTATTGAAGATGCGAATTTGTTGTGCACCCTCTAGAGCTTGCTCCAATTGGAGTTGGAACTGACCGTTGTTGGGGTTGGGGAAAAGCTTAATATTTTGCTCATTCCAAGTTGTAATGCTCGTGCTACAGTCAATGAAAGCAATGTTAATGCTAGCGCTGTTGCTACAAGCACCAGCTGTAGTATAAGTAACACTGTGGTTAGCATTGATTGGGCTATTATCAAAGTCAATTGTTCCGGTATTAGGATCAAGAACTAGGCCTGTGCTACTGCTGAAGGTTCCGCCTGAAACCATTGTAGTTGGCAAAGTGGTCACTTGAGTTCCTAGGCAGAAAGTTGTGGTATCATAGACAAAGCTAGCATCATCACGGCCATTGAGGGTAATGATAACGGTATCTACATCGGGACAGCTGCCTTGAGTAGTATAAGAAATCACATAAGCACCAGCTTGGCTATTGGCTAGGTCAATTGTACCTCCAAAGCTTTCTAGAACGATACCAGGAGTAGAAGTGAACAAACCGTTGTTGCTTGCATTGATTTGCGCAATGGGGTTCGTTCCATCGAGGCAATAGCTACTCATAGGATAGCTAATATCTGCCGTATCGGCTGCATCAATATTGATGACAAAAGTATCCAAATCTGCACAAGCGTTGGGTGTAGTATACACGATCGCATGAAGACCAGCACTAGAGTTATCTACATTGACGGCTCCTGTTGTGGGGTTCAGATCAAGTGCATTAGAGGGGCTGCTAAAGCTACCGCCTTGGGTAGCAAAAACAGTGGGGGTAACAGTACCTGCACCAAAGCAGTAATTAGCCATAGGATAGCTAATATCTGCCGTATCAGCATCAGCGATAGCAACAGCAAC
This window contains:
- the rpsA gene encoding 30S ribosomal protein S1 gives rise to the protein MENETNNQELENQQEQVVVAHDDFDWNSSKSGESAYSAEELAKLTAEYDETLSSVKEYEIVGGRVVAIQDGDVVIDLNYKSDGLVPTSEFRDMPELAVGDVVEVYVETQEDKRGQLVLSRRKAKLLRAWESIVNAYEEATVVKGHIISKTKGGMIVDVQGLETFLPGSQIDIKPIVDYDAYVGKTMEFKVVKINEAIKNAVVSHKALIESDLEAQRQEIISKLERGQVLEGTVKNLTDFGAFLDLGGVDGLLYITDISWGRIKHPSDVLENGQKLNVVVLDFNDDKKRISLGLKQLQPHPWDVLPEDVQPGSTVKGRIVNIEDYGAFLEITPGVEGLIHVSEVSWSSQPINSRDFFKEGTIHEAKVVTIDREERKMSLSLKQLSDDPWATIEERYPKNSVHKGEVKNLTPYGVFLELEEGIGGMIHISDLSWTKRYGHPAEFTKVGETLDIMILDIDVENRKLSLGHKQLEENPWDTFENVFPVGSVHEATVLRRDDRGAIVQLPYGLEAFAPLRHVKKEDGSLAEVEETLLFKVIEFNRDDKRILVSHSRYYNDSKKDADRQERDDKRRQSREAQDELRKQQDKVERSTMGDLNVFAQLREQIENQEKDNQDEE
- a CDS encoding ABC-F family ATP-binding cassette domain-containing protein, which translates into the protein MLNLQNIYVQYGDRRLLDQVSFTVREKDRIGLTGRNGAGKSTMLKIIAGHNAPMQGNIAAPKDLTIGFLHQDMLLPKGKTVLEEAMTAFAKAQAMEKRLEEIQQEMEERTDYSSDSYMELIHELSELNDRLALIGGQSLQAEAEKILMGLGFSVNDFDRQTTTFSGGWQMRIELAKILLQRPQLLLLDEPTNHLDIESIIWLEQFLQPYEGAVIVISHDKAFLDKVTQRTIEIELGKVHDYKANYSRYLELREERQAQMQSAFQQQQKEIARKEALVDKFRAKANKAKMAQSLMKELDRMQRIELEDGDSSRMRLQFPPAPRSGERVAIVKGLSKSYGDNLILNEVDLTIIRGERLAFMGKNGEGKSTLVKIMVGQQLPTGGTSELGHNVHLGYYAQNQAEALDPKKTVLETIEQDAPFELRPRLRAILGSFLFRGEDVDKKVSVLSGGERARLAMACLLLHPINLLVLDEPTNHLDMLSKAILKEALLHYDGTLVVVSHDRDFLDGLTDKVIEFDQKKLKTYLGDSEYFLEKRQYGSLRDVSLGKTANSSGSSKKAKPKKDENDPAVKQALKQLKRNIQNAERQLQRLEEEKNKLEKILGDSDKFGTPDYEKALIKHQENQAATEDAMEKWEEAELALEAFWEED